The genomic DNA TTGTTCGCCTGTCCCTGCTGGGACGACGGGAGCATCGACTCCAGCTTGGCGCGGGTGATCGCCGGCGCCTCGCCGGACTGGATCGAGAGCACCCCCTCGACCATCAGCTCCATCGCCATCGCCTCTTCCTGGTGGATCGCCTTCAGCTTGTCCCCCAGCGGCAGGTAGACGATGTTCGCGGCGAAGACGCCCCACAGCGTGGCGATGAAGGCCGAGGCGATGTGGTGGATCAGGTCGTTGGCGTCGCCGCCGGCGTTGGCCAGCGTCGAGATCAGCCCCATCACCGTGCCGATGACGCCCATCGTCGGCGAGTAGCCGCCCATCTTGGAGAAGAGCGCCTGGTTGGCCGAGTGGCGTTCGCCGATGTAGGCCAGCTCCGTCTCGGCGACGGAGCGGATCGTGCCCGGGTCCATGCCGTCGATCGCGAAGCTCAGGATCCGCCGCAGGAACGGGTTCTCGATCTTCGGCAGCTCCTTCTCCAGCGAGAGGAGGCTGTGCTTGCGCACGGTGGTGGCGTAGCCGACGATCGTCTCGATCAGCTCCCGCGCGTCCTCCTTCGACGGCATCACCGCGACCATCACGAACTTCGGCAGCGAGACGACGAGCTTGGTCGGCGAGGCGAGAAGCAGCGCGCCGAACGTCCCGCCGAAAACGATGATCATCGCCGGACCGAGGAAGAGGGCGCCCATCTT from bacterium includes the following:
- a CDS encoding MotA/TolQ/ExbB proton channel family protein, which produces MKKSLEVGTVAGLLLGCGAIFGSFLLEGGKMGALFLGPAMIIVFGGTFGALLLASPTKLVVSLPKFVMVAVMPSKEDARELIETIVGYATTVRKHSLLSLEKELPKIENPFLRRILSFAIDGMDPGTIRSVAETELAYIGERHSANQALFSKMGGYSPTMGVIGTVMGLISTLANAGGDANDLIHHIASAFIATLWGVFAANIVYLPLGDKLKAIHQEEAMAMELMVEGVLSIQSGEAPAITRAKLESMLPSSQQGQANKK